GTCCGGATGTTCGGGCTCGCCTCGGCGACGGGGGCCGAGGGCGCCACCTGGCCGGGCACCGGCGCCGGGGGGCCGGTCGGGCTGGCGGTCGAGGCGTTCGCGACCCCGTTGGCGATCGCGTCGAAGTCGACCCGCCCGGTCTTCTCCAGGATCGTGATGTGGTCGAGCACGGTCTGGTTGGTGTCCGAGGCCAGCTGCCGCACGAGGGTGTTGCGCGTGCTGTTCCGTACGGCGCCGATGGCCGGGAAGATCTTGCCGTGCGCGGCCCGCAGCAGGTTGACGAACTTGTACTCGTACTCGGCGCCGGTCGCCGCGCTCATCTCCCGCAGCCAGCCTTGCTGTTGCTCGTTCGGCACGTTGGGCAGCGCGACATTGAGCTGGGCCGCGACGATCCGCACCCGCTTGTCGAGGTCGGTGTGGCCGACGATGAGGTGGTCACCGGCCTCCTTGATCGCCTGGCTGGGCGCCCGCTCGATCGCCTGCTGCCCGGCCGGCAGCTCCCACAGCCCGGCCAGCCGCACCCGCACGATCAGATCCCGGTCGGCGGCCGTCAACGGCCCCCACTCGGTGTTCACGGTGCCCGCTGCCACGTTCGCCTGCCCGGTGCCCGCCCGGTCGGCGTACGACCACACGGGAAAGACGAGCGCACCGGTGGTGGCGAAGATGGTGGCGATGAACACAGCCGTACCGTTGATACGACGCAAGGGGAGCCTCCCGGGGGAACCAACTGGTCGTTGGAGAAGTCGACGCGTGGCCAGTAGTGACAGGAGGTACGCGCGGGGCGGTTTCCTTGTTCAAAGGGAGGGCAGCTTTGCTCAAAGGGCAGGCAAAGTAGGCGAGTTCGGCGGCCCTTCGCCGGTCCTGTCGTCAGCCCTTAACGGGCCAGTGCTCCGGCGTCCGGCCCAGTAGCCGTAGCGTCTCGTCGAGCGGGCTGGCGTCCGGCGGTACGTCGAGGGGCGGGGCGAAGGCGAACTCCGGTCCGCGGACGGCCGGTTCGGTGGGCACCAGTCGGGCCACCACCAGGGCGATGTCCAACACGTCGTCCGACAGGTCGAGTTCGGTGCCGAGGGTGGCGGCGACGTCCCAGGCGTGGACGACGTAGTCGATGAAGTGGAAGCCGATCGCGGTCCGGCCGGGGAAGGTCGCGCCCAGCTCCGGCAGTGCGAACTCCCGCTCGGGGGCGCCGGGTTCGGCGAACGCGGCGAGGACGGCGGTGGCCGCCGCGCGGTGCGTCCGGGCCGGCTCGCTCATGTCCTCCGGCTCCCGCCAGTACGCCCTGTCCTGGCCCGCGCCGCGCGCGGCGGCCGCGAACCCGTGATGCTGCGCTGCCATGTGCGCCACGAGCCGCCGCAGGTCCCACCCCGCGCAGGGGGTGTCCCGCGCCCAGTCCTCCTCCTGCGCCAACTCCACTACGCGCAAAGCCTCGTACACGGCGATCCGGTCGAGCTCGACGATGTCCGTTCCGGTGGCTGTCATGGGGCCTGAGCCTAAAACTGTGCGAACGGTCGTGCTACTTGTTTTCGGCCGAAGTGAGGTGAAGGGAAAAGCGCCGTCTGTGGGGAGGTGAAATGCCTTGTATGTCAGGGGACTTGCGGAGCCGTCGAAGGGTCCGTGGCCGCGCATCGAAGGCGGTCCGCTATACCGACGCGGGCCCGGCGGTACGCGGTCTCCTCGTCGTGCAGGACGGAGAACGCGTTGGACGTCTCCATCAACGCGACGACCTCGAAGGCGAGTTGGGGTATGTCGGTGTCCGTCCGCAGCTCGCCGGTGTCCCGGGCCTCGGCGGCCGTTCGCTCCACGAGGGCCATCCAGTCCCGCTGCGCGCCGGCCATCGCGTCGTGCACGGGACCGGAGCGGGCGTCGAATTCGGCGATGACCCCGTAGAAGAAACAGCCGCCGGGGAAGACCCGCCCCCGTGAGTACTCCAGCCACAGCTCGCACAGCCGCCACAACCGGCCTACGCCGGGCGGGACTTCGGCGGCGGGCCTGATGACCTTCTCGGTGTAGATGCGGGCGGCCTCGCGCACGGTGGCCAGTTGGAGCTCCTGCTTGGAGCCGAAGAGCGCGAAGACCCCGCTCTTGCTGAGCCGCAGCTCGGTGGCCAGCCGGCCGACGGTCAGCGCCTCCAGGCCCTCGACGGAGGCGATGTCGACGGTGCGGCGCAGGACCAGTTGCCGGGTGCGGTTGCCCCGCTCGACCCGGCCGTCGGGCCGTGCCGTACCCGCGTCCTCGTCAGGTGTCCTCGTCGCTCCGCCTGCTCTCATGGTGGTCCACCCTAAGCAACACGGGGGAAACGGACCCTTCCTAGGATGCGGCGCGTGCACCTGATCGTCCTGGACGCCCCCACCGAGTGGAGCCGGTTCGCCGAGGGCTCCGTCGAGCGCCGCATGCTGCTCGCGCTCGGCGACCGCCTCGGCACGCCGCTGCGCCCGAAGCCGCTCATGCTGCCCGACGGCAGCCGGGTCGAGGTCGAGGGGATCGACGCGGGCTGCCGCGTACTCGTCCAACTGGTCGGCAACCAGGGTGCGTACAAGCCCGCGTACCGCAACAAGGTCATGGCGGACATGTTCAAACTGCTCTGGCTGCGGGAGTCCGTACCTACCGCCGAGCGCGCGGTGCTGCTGGTCACCGAGCTGATCGTGCAGGCCCTCGGCGGCTGGGTGGCACGGGCCGCGGCCGACCTCGGGATCGAGATCCACGTCTTCGACGGCAGTACGGTCGCCCCGCTGCGATCTTCGGCGAAGCCAGACGTAAAACGCCCGTAACAGTCAACTACGCCATCCCGAAACACAATCTTCCTACGGTCGGGGGCACCTAAGCGGATTTCCGCGTGGCAGTCAGTCGCACTCGCTACGCACGCTCTCCGACTTCCAGGATCGGGCACTTGTGCCCGCGACATGGATGGGAGCGTGAAGGTGACTGGTACGCCAGCACTCGAACTGCGGTCGGTACGACGGGTCTACGGCTTCGGGTCCGCCGCGACCACGGCCCTCGACGACGTTCACCTGACGGTGCCGTCGGGCCGTTTCGTCAGTCTCATCGGCCCCAGCGGCTGCGGAAAGTCCACCCTGCTGCGTCTCGTCGCGGGCCTCGAACAGCCGGACCTCGGCGAGGTGTTGGTGCACGGGGTGACACCGGCGGAGGCGTGCGCGGCCAAGATGATCGGCCTCGTGCCGCAGAGCCCCGCGCTGCTGCCGTGGCTGTCGGTCCTGCGCAACGTCACGCTGCCGCAGAAGATCAACCGGGGTGCGGGCAAGCGGCGTGAGCGCATCGCGGACTTCGCCGAGCGGCAGGCCGCGGCCGTCCCCGACATGAAGGAACTCCTCGTCAAGGCCGGTCTTGGCGACGCCCTGCACAAGCTTCCTGCCCAGTTGTCCGGCGGCATGCGTCAACGTGCCGCGATTGTGCGGGCGTTCGGGCTGCAGCCCGATGTGCTGGTCATGGACGAGCCTTTTTCGGCGCTCGACGAGTTCACCCGAGAGAGCCTTCAGGACCAACTCCTCGATCTGTGGGAGGAGTTGCGGACGACCGTTCTGTTCGTCACTCACTCCGTGTCCGAGGCCGTACGGCTCTCCGACACCGTCGTCGTCATGGCGCCCAACCCCGGCCGGATCGTCGAGAGCATCGATGTCGATCTGCCTCGGCCTCGTGGTGAACGGCTCTTCGGGGAACGGCGCTTCCACGAGTACGAGGACCTGGTTCGAGAGCGGCTGCGGCGCGCGTGGCACAGCGAAGCGGCGTGAGTGGGGGCGTGAGGGACATGACCGTTGCCGACGAACGCACCACCGCTCCGGTGGCGAAGACACAGCCGCCTGTCGAACCGTCCCGGTTCAGTCTGAAGCACCCTAGGTCGCGGATCGCGTGGGTCCGGCCGGCCGTGTGGTTGCCGCTTGTCGTGATGCTGGTGCTGCTTGGCGGGCTCTGGCACTGGGGAGCTGAACAACTTCCGTATCTGCTACCGCCGTTGTCCGATGTCGGTAGTTCGCTGTCCGATCAACTCGGCTACTACGTCCACAACGCGCTTGTCACCCTTGGTGAGGCTACGGCCGGGCTGGGGATGGGGTTCGTCGGGGCGTTCGTCCTCGCGGTGCTGACCAGTGAACTGCCGTTGGTGCGGCGGGCGGTGATGCCGATCGCTGTCGTCCTCAATGTGACGCCGTTGGTTGCCATCGCGCCGGCGCTTGTCGTGGCTTTCGGGTTCGGGCCCATGCCCAAGCTGATCATCACTGGGTTGATCTGCTTCTTTCCGATTCTCATCAATACCGCTACGGGGTTGCGGTCTGTGCCGCAGCAGGTGTTGCAGGTGTATCGGACGTTGGATGCGAGCCGGGTTGAGTTGTTGTGGCATGTGCGTGTGCCTAATGCTCTGCCGTATCTCTTTGCCGCGCTGCGGATTGTCTTTCCGCTGTCGATCATTGGGGCGGTTGTCGCGGAGATGTCGGCGTCCGGGTCTACGGGGGGACTGGGTACCGCGATCAGTGTTGCCTCCTCCATGAATCAACTTCCTGTTGTTTACGCCTCGATCCTCGTGCTTGCGGTGATGGGCGTGCTGTTGTTGCTCGCGGTGACTGTCGTTGAGCGGCGTGTCCTGCATTGGCACGACAGTACGGATTGAGCCTGACGGCACGGTTTTTGTCTGCGGGCCGGTGGGGGCTGGTCGCGCAGTTCCCCGCGCCCCTGAAAGGGGCGCCTGTCTGGGCCCTCGTTCATCAATTCACCGGCTCTTCAGCCAGTTTGGAGTCCGCTCATGCCTCGTTATCCTCTCACCAGACCTGCCCTCGTCGCCGCCGTTATGGTGCTCGGAGTCGCCGGATGTGGCTCCGGGTCGGACGACAGTACGTCCGCCGGTTCGGCCGGTTCCGCTATCTCCGCTAAGCGGTGCGCCGAGAACAAGGAGGCCGGGAAGATCACGTATCTCTCCGGGTATCAGTTCCAGTCATCCGTCTCGATCCTCGAATACATCGCGGCCGCCAAGCTCGGCTACTTCAAGGACCTCTGCCTCACCGTCGATCTCAAGCCCGGAAGCGGTGATACCGCGCAGAACACCAAGCTGCTCGCTGGTGGACAGGCGACCGTGTCCGCGATCTCCGAGCAGGATCTGATCCAGGCGCAGGCCAACGGGATTGACATCAAGGGGATTTCCTCGTACTCGAATGCCGGTCTCGACATCCTGATGACCAACAAGGACATCACCGACCTGACCCAGCTGGACGGGAAGGTCGTCGGGCACAAGGGGTATGTCCCGGCCGCCGTCGAGGCGATGCTGGTCAAGGCCGGGGTCAAGTGGGACTCGCTCAAGCTGGTCAAGGAGGGGTACGACCCCTCGGTGCTGCCGCGGAAGCAGGGTGGTCTCGAAGCGCTCACCGGGTTCATTTCCAACGAGCCGAATCAGCTGAAGGCGGCCGGCAAGGACGTCACCGTGTGGAAGCCGGTCGACTACAAGATTCCGAGTTCGATCGGGGCGATGGCGGTCAACCCGGCGTTCGCCAAGGCGCATCCGCATGCCGTCGAGGACGTGTTGCGGGCCGCGCTGCACGCGTATCAGTACTGCTCGGCCAGCGAGGCTCACATCAGTGAATGCGTGGGCTACGCGGCCAAGTTGTCCGGGCCGACCTACGACAAGAAGCTGAACGCGACGATCTGGAAGACCGAGACGCAGGTCGTCAAGGAGAACCCGACGCCCGGACAGCCGCTCGGCGGGATCGACACCGACAACGTCACCCAACTCGTCGCCATGCTGCACCAGTTCAAGATCGTGCCGGGCAGTGTGACCGCCGCCAAGGCCGCGGGGTGGTTCGACCCGTCCTTCGTCAAGGACATCTACAGCGGCGACAAGCTCGTCTGGCCCGCGCCGTAAGAACGCAAGAGACCCGCAGAGCCGTAGAAAGGTCCGTGACGTGCCCGCGAAAGAGTATGGAATCTTCCTCCCCATCGGGAACGGCGGCTGGATGCTGTCCACCACCGCGCCGCATCCCGAGGCGACCTACGCGTACAACAGGCGTGCCGCCGTGCACGCGGAGAGCATCGGGCTCGACTTCGTGATGTCGATGGCCAAGTGGCGTGGTTTCGGCGGGAGTACGGACCACTGGGGCCGTTCGCTGGAGTCGATGACGATGATGGCGGCGCTCGCCGAGGCGACGAGCCGGGTCAAGATCTGGGCGACCCTGCACGCCAATGTCCACAACCCCGCCGTCGCGGCGAAGATGCTCACCACGCTCCAGGACATCTCCGGCGGGCGGGCCGGGATGAACATCGTGAACGGGTCGTACGCGGGAGAGTTTGAGCAATTCGGGGACTGGGACCCGGAGTTGAGCCATGGAGACCGTTATCGGATGACGGAGCTGTGGGCGGAGGCGGTCACGCGGCTGTGGACCGAGGACTCCGTCACGCTGCGCACCCCGTACTTCGACCTCGTCGACTGCGAGTCCCGGCCGCATCCGGCGACCCGGCCGACCCTCATCAGCGCGGGGCGGTCCGAGGACGCGCGGCGGTTCCAGGCGCGGTACGCCGACGGCGCCTTTCTCGCCGCCGACAGCCTCGACGACATGCGGTCGCTCTCGGCCGACGTGCATGCGCGGGCGAAGGCCAACGGCCGTGTGTGCAAGACGTATTCGATGCTCACCGTCGTCCAGGACGACACCGACGAGCTGGCCGTCAAGAAGGTGAAGGAGTGGGGCGTCGGCGTCGATCGTGAGGCGCTCGCCCATATGCGGCACACCTGGGGCGTACCCGCCGACCAGGCCCGCGCGTGGGCCGACGGCGCCGACGGGGAGGCGGCCTTCCAGACGCCGTACGTCGCAGGTTCGGCCCGTACGGTCACCGAGCACATCGAGTACATCGTGCGGGAGGCCGACCTCGACGGACTCATGCTGATCTTCCCGGAGTACGACGAGGACATGCTGCTGTTCGGCGAGACCGTGCTGCCCGAACTGCGGGCCCGCGACGAGGTGGCGGCCTGATGTCCGACCTGCGCGACAGACAACTCGCCCAGCTCGCCGGGCCGTTCAGCAGGCCCGCGCTCGTCGTCGTGGATGTGCAACGTGACTTCGCCGATCCGGAGCGGATCGGTGCGTACGGCCTGACGGACACGGCGCTGGCGACTCTCGATCGGACGGTCACCCGCATCGCCGAGCTCGTCGATACCGCACGTGCCGCCGAAGTGCCGGTCGTCTGGGTCGAGTTGGGCAGCGATCCGGCGCGGCCGTGGCGGTCCAGCAACTGGCTGCGCGAGGGCGACTACGACGCACCCATGAGCCCGGACGAGCCGTGCCGGGTCGGGACGCCCGGCGCCGAGTGGTATCAAATGCAGCCGGAGGAGGGGGAGTTGAGCGTCGTCAAGCGAGGCTACAGCGGCTTCCTCGGCACCGATCTCGACGCACGGCTGCGCGCCGCCGGCCACGACTGGCTCACTGTCGTCGGCCTGACGAGCGAGTGCTGCGTGTACGCCACCGCACAGGACGCCGTCCAACTCGACTGGCCGGTCGTCGTACCGCAGGACACGACGACCGCCTACGACCACCACGTCAACGCCGCCGCCCTGTTCCAACTGGGCCTGAACGTGGCCGTGTTGAGCGACGCCGACGAAGTGGCCGAGCTGTGGAAGAAGGCCGCGCGATGACCGGAATCCACATCGGCTACGACCTCTCCTTCACCCACACCGAGGGTGCCTGGGCGCGACAGGGCTCGTGGATCGGGCGGGACTTCCCGGACGTCCGCATGTTCATGGAGCTGGCGCAGACCGCCGAACGCGCGGGCGTGGGCCTGCTGTTCTTCGGTGACGGCAGCGGCATCCCCAGCACCTGGCGGGGCAGCATCGCACCGGCCGTGGAGTGGGGCATCCAGTGGCCGCGCCACGACATGGCACCGGTGATCGCCGCGATGTCCACGGTGACGGAGAAGGTCGGCTTCGGGCTGACGTACTCCTCGACGTTCATGCATCCCTTCTACGTCGCACGGCTGTTGAACTCGCTCGACCATGTGACCGGCGGCCGGATCGCCTTCAACGTGGTCGCCTCGACGCGGGGTGCCGACGCGGCCAACTACGGGTTCGCCGAGCTGATGGACCACGATCTGCGGTACGAGCGGATGGAGGAATTCGTCGACGTCTGCCGGGCGTTGTGGGACTCGGTGGCGCCGGACGCGATCGTCCGCGACCGCGGCACGGGGCGGTTCGCCGACCCCGAGAAAGTTCACCCCATCGACCACGAGGGGCGCTTCTTCACGGTCAAGGGTCCGCTCGCGTCCGTGCCCGGTCCGCAGTACCACCCGCTCATCGTCCAGGCGGGCAACTCGCCCCGGGGCATTGCCGCTTCGGCCCGTTTCGCCGACCTCGTCTTCGGCTTCGGCGGCAACCTCGCCGGCCAGCGACGTCACCGCAAACTGCTCGACGAGGCCCTCCTCGCCGAGGGGCGGGACCCGGAGCACGTGGGCATCCTCTGGGCGACCCAGGTGATCGTCGGCCGTACGAAGGCCGAGGCGTCGGCGCGCTGCGAGGCGGTGCACGAGTTCTGGAACGAGGAGGCCGTCGCCACCTACCTCTCGCACAACGCCGGCTACGACTTCTCGACGCTTCCCCGCTCCTTCCAACTGGGAGAACTGCGGGACGAGTTGGCGGCGGCCAACGCGAGTCCCGCCGGGATCGTCGGCTCGCTCGTCGCGGAGTTCGGCGCGGACCGCACCATGAGCCGTAGCGAGTTCTTCGAGCACGGGCGGGGGAGGGCGACGGGCCTGGACCACAGCGTCGTCGGCGATCCGGTGGCCGTGGCCGACGCGTTGGAGGAGACCTTCGCCTCGACCGGATCGCGCGGCGGCTTCATGTTCTCCAGTCCGCTGGCCATGCCCTCCGGCTTCGCCGCGATCAGTGAACTGCTGCTGCCCGAACTGCGCCGCCGGGGTGCGCTCGCGCCGCCGTACCAGGGGCCGACTCTCCGCGAGAACCTGGCAGTTTGAGATGCCCGCGGTGAGTGCGGGTGAGGGTGAGGTCGGGGATGGGGACGTGGGCGGCCGGCGCGACTGGCTCGCTCTCGGCAGCCTCTGCACCGGGTTCTTCATGCTCCTGCTGGACAGCACGATCACCTCGGTCGCGCTGCCGTCCCTGATCAGCGGACTGCACGCCGACGAGACCGCCGCGATGTGGGTCAACAGCGGCTATCTCATCGCCTGTGCGGTGCCGTTGGTCGTCGCGGGACGGCTGGGGGACCGGTACGGCCATCGGCGCGTCCACCTGGTCGGGCTCGCGGCCTTCACGCTCGGGTCGCTGCTGTGCGCAACCGCGGCCTCCATCACGGCACTTGTGGCATGGCGGGTGGTGCAGGGCATCGGGGCCGCGCTGATGACACCGCAGTGCCTGACGCTCATCAAGGCGCTGTTCCGGCCGCCGAAGCTCGCCGTAGCGCTCGGTGTGTGGGGCGCGGTCGGGGGAGCGGCGGTGGCTGTCGGGCCGTTGCTGGGCGGGTTCCTTGTCGCCGCCGGAGGCTGGCCCGCGGTGTTCTGGGTCAACGTGCCAGTGGGTGTCGGTGCGTTGGTGGCCGTGGCGGTGTTCGTGCCGGTGCTGCCGCGGCAGGAGGCGCGCATCCCGGTGTGGGCGATCTGCGCGAACGCGAGCGGGGTCGGT
The nucleotide sequence above comes from Streptomyces sp. N50. Encoded proteins:
- a CDS encoding DUF4142 domain-containing protein; protein product: MRRINGTAVFIATIFATTGALVFPVWSYADRAGTGQANVAAGTVNTEWGPLTAADRDLIVRVRLAGLWELPAGQQAIERAPSQAIKEAGDHLIVGHTDLDKRVRIVAAQLNVALPNVPNEQQQGWLREMSAATGAEYEYKFVNLLRAAHGKIFPAIGAVRNSTRNTLVRQLASDTNQTVLDHITILEKTGRVDFDAIANGVANASTASPTGPPAPVPGQVAPSAPVAEASPNIRTTSRPSPAAPGTVNTGRPDPVDSNGVLG
- a CDS encoding TIGR03086 family metal-binding protein; this encodes MTATGTDIVELDRIAVYEALRVVELAQEEDWARDTPCAGWDLRRLVAHMAAQHHGFAAAARGAGQDRAYWREPEDMSEPARTHRAAATAVLAAFAEPGAPEREFALPELGATFPGRTAIGFHFIDYVVHAWDVAATLGTELDLSDDVLDIALVVARLVPTEPAVRGPEFAFAPPLDVPPDASPLDETLRLLGRTPEHWPVKG
- a CDS encoding TetR/AcrR family transcriptional regulator; the protein is MRAGGATRTPDEDAGTARPDGRVERGNRTRQLVLRRTVDIASVEGLEALTVGRLATELRLSKSGVFALFGSKQELQLATVREAARIYTEKVIRPAAEVPPGVGRLWRLCELWLEYSRGRVFPGGCFFYGVIAEFDARSGPVHDAMAGAQRDWMALVERTAAEARDTGELRTDTDIPQLAFEVVALMETSNAFSVLHDEETAYRRARVGIADRLRCAATDPSTAPQVP
- a CDS encoding ABC transporter ATP-binding protein, with translation MTGTPALELRSVRRVYGFGSAATTALDDVHLTVPSGRFVSLIGPSGCGKSTLLRLVAGLEQPDLGEVLVHGVTPAEACAAKMIGLVPQSPALLPWLSVLRNVTLPQKINRGAGKRRERIADFAERQAAAVPDMKELLVKAGLGDALHKLPAQLSGGMRQRAAIVRAFGLQPDVLVMDEPFSALDEFTRESLQDQLLDLWEELRTTVLFVTHSVSEAVRLSDTVVVMAPNPGRIVESIDVDLPRPRGERLFGERRFHEYEDLVRERLRRAWHSEAA
- a CDS encoding ABC transporter permease, yielding MTVADERTTAPVAKTQPPVEPSRFSLKHPRSRIAWVRPAVWLPLVVMLVLLGGLWHWGAEQLPYLLPPLSDVGSSLSDQLGYYVHNALVTLGEATAGLGMGFVGAFVLAVLTSELPLVRRAVMPIAVVLNVTPLVAIAPALVVAFGFGPMPKLIITGLICFFPILINTATGLRSVPQQVLQVYRTLDASRVELLWHVRVPNALPYLFAALRIVFPLSIIGAVVAEMSASGSTGGLGTAISVASSMNQLPVVYASILVLAVMGVLLLLAVTVVERRVLHWHDSTD
- a CDS encoding ABC transporter substrate-binding protein is translated as MPRYPLTRPALVAAVMVLGVAGCGSGSDDSTSAGSAGSAISAKRCAENKEAGKITYLSGYQFQSSVSILEYIAAAKLGYFKDLCLTVDLKPGSGDTAQNTKLLAGGQATVSAISEQDLIQAQANGIDIKGISSYSNAGLDILMTNKDITDLTQLDGKVVGHKGYVPAAVEAMLVKAGVKWDSLKLVKEGYDPSVLPRKQGGLEALTGFISNEPNQLKAAGKDVTVWKPVDYKIPSSIGAMAVNPAFAKAHPHAVEDVLRAALHAYQYCSASEAHISECVGYAAKLSGPTYDKKLNATIWKTETQVVKENPTPGQPLGGIDTDNVTQLVAMLHQFKIVPGSVTAAKAAGWFDPSFVKDIYSGDKLVWPAP
- a CDS encoding LLM class flavin-dependent oxidoreductase; this translates as MPAKEYGIFLPIGNGGWMLSTTAPHPEATYAYNRRAAVHAESIGLDFVMSMAKWRGFGGSTDHWGRSLESMTMMAALAEATSRVKIWATLHANVHNPAVAAKMLTTLQDISGGRAGMNIVNGSYAGEFEQFGDWDPELSHGDRYRMTELWAEAVTRLWTEDSVTLRTPYFDLVDCESRPHPATRPTLISAGRSEDARRFQARYADGAFLAADSLDDMRSLSADVHARAKANGRVCKTYSMLTVVQDDTDELAVKKVKEWGVGVDREALAHMRHTWGVPADQARAWADGADGEAAFQTPYVAGSARTVTEHIEYIVREADLDGLMLIFPEYDEDMLLFGETVLPELRARDEVAA
- a CDS encoding isochorismatase family cysteine hydrolase — encoded protein: MSDLRDRQLAQLAGPFSRPALVVVDVQRDFADPERIGAYGLTDTALATLDRTVTRIAELVDTARAAEVPVVWVELGSDPARPWRSSNWLREGDYDAPMSPDEPCRVGTPGAEWYQMQPEEGELSVVKRGYSGFLGTDLDARLRAAGHDWLTVVGLTSECCVYATAQDAVQLDWPVVVPQDTTTAYDHHVNAAALFQLGLNVAVLSDADEVAELWKKAAR
- a CDS encoding NtaA/DmoA family FMN-dependent monooxygenase (This protein belongs to a clade of FMN-dependent monooxygenases, within a broader family of flavin-dependent oxidoreductases, the luciferase-like monooxygenase (LMM) family, some of whose members use coenzyme F420 rather than FMN.); translation: MTGIHIGYDLSFTHTEGAWARQGSWIGRDFPDVRMFMELAQTAERAGVGLLFFGDGSGIPSTWRGSIAPAVEWGIQWPRHDMAPVIAAMSTVTEKVGFGLTYSSTFMHPFYVARLLNSLDHVTGGRIAFNVVASTRGADAANYGFAELMDHDLRYERMEEFVDVCRALWDSVAPDAIVRDRGTGRFADPEKVHPIDHEGRFFTVKGPLASVPGPQYHPLIVQAGNSPRGIAASARFADLVFGFGGNLAGQRRHRKLLDEALLAEGRDPEHVGILWATQVIVGRTKAEASARCEAVHEFWNEEAVATYLSHNAGYDFSTLPRSFQLGELRDELAAANASPAGIVGSLVAEFGADRTMSRSEFFEHGRGRATGLDHSVVGDPVAVADALEETFASTGSRGGFMFSSPLAMPSGFAAISELLLPELRRRGALAPPYQGPTLRENLAV